A window of Gemmatimonadaceae bacterium contains these coding sequences:
- a CDS encoding AAA family ATPase — protein MLLRTLGTVDLRESGSETPVLVLGKPLALLIFLSAAPGRTASRSLLISLLWSDLESDAAKHALRQTIWYIRRKVGRELLAALGDSLQLVPDVAVDRDALLAASSAGEHATVVARYTGPFVPNFATPGGSGFEDWCALERRRLLQVFRHAAEATIAEQLAKGQARAAVDLARRLRDQDPYDENGWRLLLEACTSANDTLAARAEGEALAQFAEREELQLEPATRALLRLARAAPGERHTPDGTSAAPLQAGTLVGRELVFSQLLAAWDEVKEGGRRRIHITGRAGMGKSRLLRDLEARLRAMRAKVAVVGGTYGARDVAFALAGELAAALARLPGRQAVAPATAATLVELNPSLSTWFETAPRVSSLEDQLRARAQAMRELALAVAYEHPIAILIDDLHWADEPSLALLGALADGLGEARVLLVTTGRTEARQVAVASHAETRHITLAPLTAAQVEELVLSIAALPAEGWGSLFAGELWRTSRGSPLLALETLQLLEERGVLQRADGAWRSNAPDALLAELRSGDALRGRLEDLERGDKWLLTLLAAAGAPLDEPTLVAASERPAQEVHDRLRWLESRGVVVAVDDSWRMAHDEIGDEVLRLANVDGIATAATRLGAAMLMRDSNDERQVRRAAQLLRNAGDDASRAEVFRRFARQRFVMGDRRPLRALAVDLFGPTTRERDLHAVVRAAPLSWRLGLVSPLRRGVTALGALLLLAVGAYAMTRRPAVSPPDAVLGLAILDPSGRVTFRQAELREEGWSPLEPLETRPWTVIPPVQLETRHSFDIVKRPGHDEVLITHAVNDSGTIDLFLFGARGFIRRVSSAPGDDGHARFSSNGERLVFNTARWDSLSHYDLALYDFGTGATSALTVGSGSDDTPMWSPSGASIAFSRANWGVRPNELCRLDIALSLLDCRAFAEAEDVAVAGWMDEERVLVYLVEKGREALYVYQWSSSERSLVKDGPAQRYHASPDARWIYCDCEARADGARLRMVFPSQAATLSRPLRLDGVGERSTVYPFWISGQESRESQAQRLTLSGPSIANAGVPTRFRAKLTDARGRELSFLGGLRWTLRDTAGGQIDSLSGELLLNGRREHVTVLARSGNVARDSLTVTLGTPPTAPRLVEDWSDSTLSRWFSFGRPRPSVVAVPGEGWAMLNNGEGSFVSGVLSRAPFDATRGLAVDLRLSGAITRLQWQTISLTLFRTVDTLAYARALGTEVTPSSSDSDALCSVGYGIEGRRQGRMPYVSFVGASTLALAPPDARIFDGAWATIRLQLLPDGRCGVAIDGVPLAIVRSSGPPSTEARVQSDGNSRATRMLVGRMTVYEGVPADIDWRKARTVIP, from the coding sequence GTGCTCCTTCGCACCCTGGGCACCGTCGACCTGCGCGAGTCAGGATCGGAGACCCCGGTCCTCGTACTCGGCAAGCCGCTCGCGCTGCTGATCTTCCTCTCGGCGGCCCCCGGGCGCACCGCCTCGCGCTCGCTCCTCATCTCGCTCCTCTGGTCGGACCTCGAGAGCGACGCCGCCAAGCACGCGCTGCGGCAAACCATCTGGTACATCCGCCGCAAGGTGGGGCGCGAACTCCTCGCCGCGCTCGGCGACTCGCTGCAACTCGTCCCCGACGTCGCCGTCGACCGCGATGCCCTCCTCGCGGCGTCGAGCGCCGGCGAACACGCCACGGTCGTCGCCAGGTACACCGGGCCCTTCGTCCCCAACTTCGCCACGCCGGGGGGGAGCGGCTTCGAGGATTGGTGCGCCCTCGAGCGCCGGCGCCTGCTGCAGGTCTTTCGTCACGCTGCCGAGGCGACCATCGCCGAGCAGCTGGCCAAGGGACAGGCGCGCGCGGCGGTCGATCTCGCGCGGCGCCTGCGCGACCAGGATCCGTACGACGAGAACGGGTGGCGCCTGCTGCTGGAGGCGTGTACCTCGGCCAACGACACGCTCGCCGCGCGCGCCGAGGGCGAGGCACTGGCGCAGTTCGCGGAGCGCGAGGAGTTGCAGCTCGAACCGGCCACGCGCGCGCTGCTCAGGCTCGCGCGCGCCGCACCGGGTGAGCGCCACACCCCCGATGGCACATCGGCCGCGCCGCTGCAGGCGGGGACGCTCGTGGGGCGCGAACTCGTCTTCTCCCAGTTGTTGGCAGCGTGGGATGAGGTGAAGGAAGGTGGGCGGCGGCGCATCCACATCACCGGTCGCGCCGGGATGGGAAAGTCGCGCCTCCTGCGCGACCTGGAGGCGCGGTTGCGGGCAATGCGTGCCAAGGTGGCGGTGGTGGGTGGGACGTACGGCGCGCGCGACGTGGCATTTGCGCTGGCGGGTGAGTTGGCCGCCGCACTGGCGCGCCTCCCCGGTCGTCAGGCAGTTGCTCCTGCAACGGCGGCAACGCTGGTGGAGCTCAATCCGTCGCTCTCGACCTGGTTCGAGACGGCGCCCAGGGTCTCGTCGCTCGAGGATCAACTGCGCGCGCGCGCGCAAGCGATGCGCGAACTGGCGCTCGCGGTGGCGTACGAGCATCCCATCGCTATCCTGATCGACGACCTGCACTGGGCGGACGAACCGTCGCTGGCGCTCCTCGGCGCCTTGGCCGACGGGCTGGGCGAGGCGCGCGTGCTGCTCGTGACGACGGGGCGCACGGAAGCGCGCCAGGTCGCGGTGGCCTCGCACGCCGAGACGCGACACATCACGCTCGCCCCGCTCACGGCGGCGCAGGTGGAGGAACTCGTCCTGTCGATCGCCGCGCTGCCGGCCGAGGGATGGGGGAGCCTGTTTGCCGGCGAGCTGTGGCGCACGTCGCGCGGCTCGCCGCTGCTGGCGCTGGAGACGTTGCAGCTATTGGAGGAGCGGGGGGTGCTGCAGCGCGCCGACGGCGCGTGGCGCTCCAACGCTCCGGATGCGCTGCTGGCCGAGCTGCGCTCGGGCGACGCGCTGCGCGGGCGGCTCGAGGACCTGGAGCGGGGCGACAAGTGGCTCCTCACGCTGCTTGCGGCTGCCGGTGCCCCGCTCGACGAGCCGACACTGGTCGCGGCGAGCGAGCGTCCGGCCCAGGAGGTGCACGACCGCTTGCGCTGGCTGGAATCGCGCGGCGTCGTCGTCGCTGTGGACGACAGTTGGCGCATGGCGCACGACGAGATCGGGGACGAGGTCCTGCGCCTTGCCAACGTGGACGGGATCGCGACGGCGGCAACCCGGCTCGGCGCCGCGATGCTGATGCGCGACTCGAACGACGAACGGCAGGTGCGGCGTGCAGCGCAGCTGCTGCGAAACGCGGGCGACGACGCATCGCGCGCCGAGGTGTTCCGTCGCTTCGCGCGCCAGCGCTTCGTCATGGGCGACCGGCGACCGCTGCGGGCGCTGGCGGTCGACCTGTTTGGCCCTACAACGCGAGAGCGGGACCTGCACGCCGTGGTGCGCGCGGCACCGCTGAGCTGGCGATTGGGGCTGGTGTCGCCCTTGCGACGTGGCGTGACGGCGCTGGGGGCGCTGTTGCTGCTGGCGGTTGGCGCCTACGCGATGACGCGGCGCCCAGCGGTGTCGCCGCCGGATGCGGTGCTGGGGCTGGCGATCCTCGATCCCTCGGGGCGCGTGACCTTCCGGCAGGCAGAACTGCGCGAGGAGGGCTGGAGCCCGCTGGAACCGCTGGAGACACGGCCGTGGACGGTGATTCCACCGGTGCAGCTGGAGACGCGCCACAGCTTCGACATCGTCAAACGTCCGGGGCACGACGAGGTCCTCATCACGCACGCCGTCAACGACTCGGGGACGATCGACCTGTTCCTGTTCGGCGCACGCGGTTTCATACGCCGCGTGTCGTCGGCCCCTGGCGACGACGGCCACGCGCGCTTCTCGTCGAACGGTGAGCGCCTGGTGTTCAACACGGCGCGCTGGGACTCGCTCAGCCACTATGACCTGGCGCTGTACGACTTCGGCACCGGCGCAACCTCGGCACTCACGGTCGGTTCCGGCTCCGACGACACTCCGATGTGGAGCCCATCCGGCGCCTCGATCGCGTTCTCGCGCGCAAACTGGGGAGTGCGACCAAACGAGCTGTGCCGTCTCGACATCGCGCTATCACTTCTCGATTGCCGAGCCTTCGCCGAGGCAGAGGATGTCGCGGTGGCCGGTTGGATGGATGAGGAGCGGGTGCTCGTGTATCTGGTCGAGAAGGGAAGAGAGGCACTCTACGTGTACCAGTGGTCCTCCAGCGAACGTTCACTCGTCAAGGACGGGCCGGCACAGCGCTATCACGCGAGTCCTGACGCGCGCTGGATCTACTGTGACTGCGAGGCGCGCGCCGATGGTGCACGACTCCGCATGGTGTTCCCCAGCCAGGCGGCGACACTCAGCCGGCCGTTGCGTCTGGACGGAGTAGGAGAGCGCAGCACCGTCTATCCATTCTGGATCTCGGGCCAGGAATCGCGGGAATCACAGGCGCAACGCCTGACGCTCTCCGGGCCATCCATCGCCAACGCGGGAGTGCCGACGCGCTTCCGCGCGAAGCTCACCGATGCTCGCGGCCGTGAGCTCTCGTTTCTCGGCGGCCTTCGATGGACACTGCGCGACACGGCGGGAGGGCAGATCGACTCGCTCTCGGGAGAACTGCTGCTCAACGGGCGTCGCGAACACGTCACCGTCCTCGCGCGCTCGGGCAACGTCGCGCGCGACTCGCTCACCGTCACACTGGGCACGCCGCCCACCGCGCCGCGCCTGGTGGAGGACTGGTCGGATTCGACACTCTCCCGATGGTTCAGCTTTGGTCGGCCCCGTCCATCGGTGGTGGCGGTCCCCGGTGAAGGCTGGGCGATGCTCAACAACGGGGAGGGATCGTTCGTCAGTGGTGTGCTTTCGCGTGCACCCTTCGATGCCACGCGGGGGCTGGCCGTCGACCTTCGACTCTCGGGAGCCATTACCCGACTTCAGTGGCAGACCATCTCCCTGACGCTCTTCCGCACGGTCGACACACTCGCCTACGCGCGTGCGTTGGGGACCGAAGTCACTCCCAGTTCGTCAGACTCGGACGCTCTCTGCAGCGTCGGTTACGGGATCGAGGGGAGGAGGCAAGGAAGAATGCCCTATGTCTCCTTCGTCGGTGCCTCCACGTTGGCGCTCGCACCTCCAGACGCTCGGATCTTCGATGGCGCCTGGGCAACGATTCGACTGCAACTCCTCCCCGACGGCCGGTGCGGCGTAGCGATCGACGGCGTTCCGCTCGCCATCGTCCGGAGTTCCGGCCCCCCGTCGACCGAAGCGCGGGTGCAAAGTGATGGAAACTCACGCGCCACGCGCATGCTGGTGGGGCGCATGACGGTCTACGAGGGAGTCCCCGCCGACATCGACTGGCGAAAGGCGCGCACCGTGATTCCGTGA